The stretch of DNA CCCGTTGATTACCGCTTCATCGATGTCAATCCGGCCTTCACCGCGATGACGGGCCTCCGCCGCGACGAGGTGCTGGGCAGGCGTGTTCGGGAAATTTTTCCGGACATCGAACCGGTTTGGATCGAACGATATGGCAAGGTGGCGCTTACGGGGCGCCCGATTGCGTTCGAGGAGTATTCGGCTGACCTCCAGAAATATTTCTCAGTGATTGCGTTCAGTCCCCGCCGGGGGCAATTCGCTGTGAATTTCATCGACGTCACCGAGCAGCGACGCGCGATGGACATCGTCCGTCTACAGGGAGCCGCGCTTGAGTCCTCGGCAAACGCGATCATGATTGTCGACCGGGAGGGTGTTATCACGTGGGTGAATTCCGCGTTCACGACCCTGACCGGTTACAGCCGAGAGGAAGTCCTTGGAAAGAGCCCCAACATCCTGAAGTCGGGCCGGCATCCTCCGAACTTCTACAAGCAATTGTGGGATACGATCCTCTCCGGTCAGCTTTGGCGCGGTGAAGTCATCAATCGCCGAAAAGACGGATCACTCTATCTCGAGGAGCTGATCATCACGCCCGTGTTGGACGCTCAGGGTCGACCCTCGCACTTTGTCGCCATCAAGCAGGACATTACGGAGCGCCGCTCTCTCCAGCAGCGCCTGATGGAGGCTCAAAAGATGGAGACCATCGGACGACTGGCCGGGGGCATCGCACACGACTTTAATAACATTTTGCAGGCTATCACCGGTTTCAGCCATCTGTTGCTGGAGAGCATGGACCCGCGAGATCCGCTCCGCGCCGATGTCATCGAAATCGATAAGGCCGCACGACGAGCCGCCGAGCTGACCCGCCAGTTGCTGGCCTTTGGGCGCAGGCAGATGCTGGAACCGCGGGCGGTCGACATCAATGCGCTTGTCGAGGGCACCCGGAAGATGCTTCAGCGGCTGATCGGGGAAGATATCGAGTTGGAGGTGCGACTCGAACCCAATCTCGACCCTGTCCGCGTCGATCCGGGCCAGATCGAGCAGGTGCTCGTCAATTTGACGCTCAATGCGCGCGACGCCATGCCGTCCGGTGGCCGCCTCACGATTTCAACCGTCGGCATCGTGCTGCTCAAAGAGGACGCCCTGATGATGCCGGAAAAACGACATGGCCGGTTCGTTGTGCTTGACGTGACGGATACTGGGGTCGGTATGACGCCCGAGGTTCGCGAGCGGATTTTCGAACCGTTCTTTACGACAAAAGGACCGGGACGCGGGACGGGATTGGGCCTCTCGGTCGTGTATGGCATCATTCAGCAACATGAGGGGATGATTCACGTCTACAGCGAGCCGGGCCAGGGGACGACCTTTCGAATCTATCTGCCCGTCTGCGGCGATGGGTCCGCCGTGGAAACGAGCGCCCTCGAGGACAGGCAGCGGTTGACCGCGCTGCCGCGGGGTCGAAATGAAAAGATCCTGGTCGTCGAAGACGAGGCGGGCATCCGGGAATTCGTATCAAACGCTTTGCGGCAATACGGCTACCAACCCATTCTTGCGGGCCGGGCCGATGAAGCAGAAAAGTTGTTTGACGAAAACGACGGCTCGCTTTCTCTGCTGTTTACGGATGTGGTGCTACCCGACCGCACGGGTCTGGAACTGGCCGAAGCATTGCGACGAAAAAAGTCCGAACTGCGCGTTCTCCTCACCAGTGGTTACACCGACGACAAGTCGCGCTGGCCGCTCATTCGCGAGCGCGGATACCCCTTCCTTCAAAAACCGTATCCCCTCCAGACCCTACTGCACACCATACGTCAGACGCTGGACCTTCCGCCTCCACCCGCTTGACCGTCCGACGAAAGCCGTATTGACTTCTGCAGCGACGAACGATGGATGTCGTCCGTGAAAAACAGCACTGGGGCGTGTGCATATTGCCGGCGGCTCTTTGTGTTGCCGGAAATATTGTCCACTTCAGGAGTGCAAACACTTTCGCGGAGGAACTTGGGTCTCACCTTCTCTGAGTGATTCTCCCATCCCGATCAGGATGGAAACTTGAAATGAAAGCCGGCGCCACTGCCTATCTATCTCACTCATGACCTGTTGTATGGAGATTGCGACGTAGCCGACGCATCGTGTGAATTTTCACGGGACGAAACTCAGCTTGCCTGCTCGCTTGGCACGAATGCGTCTCACCCCTTACGCTTCGCCATCATGAAACCTTTGCCTCGATTCCTTCGACGGTCACCGGGGACTTTCAATCGATCGGCAACATCGCTCTCCCAATTGCTTCTGACTGGACCGAATGGCGCGCGGTTGGCATCGATTGCGTTTCCTCCTCCGCGAACGCAACGGTCGTGGTCTTGCCTCCTTTATGGCGGCTGACCCGTTCGCCATGAATCGCTGGACGGCAAAAGTTTTCCGACACAGGCAGGTCTCATCAACGGCCTATGAGTTGACCCTGAGCCGAGATGGCCTGCAATTTCGCGCTGGCCAGTTGATAACGATTCACGGCCGGGACATCACCGAAGACCGGAATTACTCGATCGCGTCTGGCGAAAACGATGACGCCTTGACCGTTCTCTATCGTTTGATTCCGGACGGCGTGCTGACGCCCCGCCTCGTCAGGCTTGCCGAAGGCGACTCGATTGACGTGTCGGGTCCTTATGGCGAATTTGTCATTCGTGACCTCGGCAGGCCTCTCGTTTTTGTCGCGACAGGTACGGGCATCGCCCCCTGCCGCGCCTATGCGAGGACCCACCCCGGGTTGGACCTGACTATCCTCCACGGCGTCCGCAGGGTCGAAGATCTTTTTTTCCGCAGTGAACTCGAGGCATACCATTATTTCCCTTGTGTCAGCGGAGAATCGTCCCCTTGGTTTCGCGGGCGCGTCACCGAATTCGCTAGATCGTTCAATTTTCCCCCCGATGCCGATTTTTACCTGTGTGGCGCCAATGAAATGTTCTATGAGATGCGCGAGATTTTGACGGAACGGGGAATCTCCCCCCATGCGATTTTTACCGAGGCGTATTACTACACGCATGATGCCTAGCGCCCGGGCCGTAAGCCTCGCTCTGGGTTGTGCGATCGCTGCAGGCTGCGCAGAAACTCCACCGGTCCGCCGAGCATTCCACATCGCCGGCCGGGATGGCGCGGTCACGGTCCCGAAGGCGGATGCGGACCGGCTGGCTGCGCTATCCGGCCTCGCGGAGATTCAGTACGGCGCCGCAGCAGCGGAATTCGACCTTTCAGACCGCCAGAGCGACCTGTCAAAAATCAATCGCGTCGCCGGTTCATTTCGCATGCAGGTCTCCTTCAACACGTTTCGCGCACTGGACCTCGTCCACTACTATTCCCAACTGACCCAGGGCGGATATGACCTCGCGTTACTCGGCGCGCTCGAAGCTTGGGGGATCGGCTCGGCAACGCCCCCGCCCGAACCGCCCACAGATGAAGAGCTCGCCGTCCTCCGGGAACACATCGGGCCTCACCTGATTCAATTTTTTGATCCCGGCGGCGTCGCGCTCCTATCCCC from Kiritimatiellia bacterium encodes:
- a CDS encoding PAS domain S-box protein encodes the protein MTRFRLSQLALAGSVVGLIFGSTLVCALALGLLPASKTTLAATVVAVALTLASFLGYVHGLRKRIQRLRDRAQQVSYLGEPPRAETAPSRSSGEPWEVEISNAFDQLTEEIIRLRRENAELEEGLQQRTSERDEARKSLAELSLKRIQDDREHAEKERLYRALLDTLPIGVILQDAAGNILDANRAFSELTGFSRDELAGRLAAEVFEPPVRSEAGSKIRDTSPDDSVVREVSLRNRDGRTRFVEIRERGITLPEGRRRIIVTAMDISARKQHEELLRESELRYHTLFNTMITGFALHEIICDEQGRPVDYRFIDVNPAFTAMTGLRRDEVLGRRVREIFPDIEPVWIERYGKVALTGRPIAFEEYSADLQKYFSVIAFSPRRGQFAVNFIDVTEQRRAMDIVRLQGAALESSANAIMIVDREGVITWVNSAFTTLTGYSREEVLGKSPNILKSGRHPPNFYKQLWDTILSGQLWRGEVINRRKDGSLYLEELIITPVLDAQGRPSHFVAIKQDITERRSLQQRLMEAQKMETIGRLAGGIAHDFNNILQAITGFSHLLLESMDPRDPLRADVIEIDKAARRAAELTRQLLAFGRRQMLEPRAVDINALVEGTRKMLQRLIGEDIELEVRLEPNLDPVRVDPGQIEQVLVNLTLNARDAMPSGGRLTISTVGIVLLKEDALMMPEKRHGRFVVLDVTDTGVGMTPEVRERIFEPFFTTKGPGRGTGLGLSVVYGIIQQHEGMIHVYSEPGQGTTFRIYLPVCGDGSAVETSALEDRQRLTALPRGRNEKILVVEDEAGIREFVSNALRQYGYQPILAGRADEAEKLFDENDGSLSLLFTDVVLPDRTGLELAEALRRKKSELRVLLTSGYTDDKSRWPLIRERGYPFLQKPYPLQTLLHTIRQTLDLPPPPA
- a CDS encoding FAD-binding oxidoreductase, with the translated sequence MARGWHRLRFLLRERNGRGLASFMAADPFAMNRWTAKVFRHRQVSSTAYELTLSRDGLQFRAGQLITIHGRDITEDRNYSIASGENDDALTVLYRLIPDGVLTPRLVRLAEGDSIDVSGPYGEFVIRDLGRPLVFVATGTGIAPCRAYARTHPGLDLTILHGVRRVEDLFFRSELEAYHYFPCVSGESSPWFRGRVTEFARSFNFPPDADFYLCGANEMFYEMREILTERGISPHAIFTEAYYYTHDA